In a genomic window of Aggregatimonas sangjinii:
- a CDS encoding MFS transporter, whose translation MNETTREKPTLSILQIWNMCFGFLGIQFGMGLQLANMSPIYRYLGADEHSLPLLWLAGPVTGLVVQPIIGAMGDNTWGKWGRRRPYFTVGAIVAGIALIAMPYSSFIWMAAGLMWVLDAAVNSSMESFRAMVGDILPKKQRPLGFSMQTFLVGAGGLVIGFLPFILGEFGVSTTADSNTVPDFVKYAFIVGAIVIVGSILWTGYTTKEYPPEDIEQFKKERAKSGFLDSFREILEAIKNMPLVMKQLWWVQLLVWFALPLMWQYLSLSIARHVYNAPLATDVGFSEGVAMGGIGSAIYGISPMIIAFLIPSIIKHVGTRKTYAFCLIIGAVGFLGMHFTSGISGVFALCFLMGIGNAGVSTVPYVMVSSSVPQEKMGVYMGLLNAFVCLPQIFMMLSLPLFYDSLLMGDPRNALVLAGACWVVAALLCLRITKSADF comes from the coding sequence ATGAATGAAACAACTCGGGAAAAACCAACGTTAAGTATACTCCAAATATGGAATATGTGTTTCGGCTTTTTGGGCATACAATTTGGTATGGGGCTGCAACTGGCCAATATGAGCCCTATTTATAGGTACTTGGGAGCCGATGAGCACAGCCTGCCACTTTTGTGGTTGGCAGGCCCTGTTACCGGTTTGGTAGTACAACCTATTATCGGGGCAATGGGCGATAACACTTGGGGTAAATGGGGCAGGCGTAGACCCTATTTTACAGTTGGCGCCATTGTTGCAGGTATTGCTCTGATCGCCATGCCCTATTCCTCTTTTATTTGGATGGCCGCTGGCCTGATGTGGGTGCTTGATGCTGCGGTCAATTCTTCGATGGAATCTTTTCGAGCCATGGTCGGAGATATACTTCCTAAAAAACAGCGGCCATTAGGCTTTTCAATGCAAACGTTCCTTGTTGGGGCGGGAGGTCTTGTTATTGGCTTTTTACCTTTTATATTGGGTGAATTTGGGGTGTCTACAACGGCCGATTCGAATACCGTTCCCGATTTCGTAAAGTATGCCTTCATCGTAGGTGCGATAGTTATAGTCGGTTCAATATTATGGACAGGGTATACGACCAAGGAATACCCGCCGGAAGATATTGAGCAATTTAAAAAAGAAAGGGCGAAAAGTGGTTTTTTAGACTCCTTCCGCGAAATCCTAGAGGCGATTAAAAACATGCCTTTGGTCATGAAACAGCTTTGGTGGGTACAGCTGCTAGTGTGGTTTGCGCTACCCCTAATGTGGCAATATTTATCCTTATCCATAGCGCGGCATGTGTATAATGCCCCACTTGCTACCGACGTCGGGTTTAGCGAAGGTGTTGCGATGGGCGGCATCGGATCTGCCATCTACGGTATTTCTCCGATGATTATTGCTTTTCTGATTCCCTCGATCATCAAGCATGTTGGTACTCGTAAAACGTATGCTTTTTGTCTCATCATAGGGGCGGTCGGCTTTCTCGGAATGCATTTTACATCCGGAATAAGCGGTGTATTTGCCCTATGTTTCTTGATGGGTATCGGAAACGCCGGCGTCAGTACCGTGCCCTATGTGATGGTATCCAGCTCGGTCCCGCAAGAGAAAATGGGGGTTTACATGGGTCTATTGAACGCATTTGTATGTTTACCCCAGATTTTTATGATGCTATCGCTACCCTTGTTCTATGATAGTCTTTTAATGGGAGACCCAAGGAACGCCTTGGTCCTAGCGGGTGCATGCTGGGTCGTGGCGGCCTTATTGTGTCTTCGCATTACGAAGTCTGCAGACTTTTGA
- a CDS encoding LacI family DNA-binding transcriptional regulator: MSKRGKIKLSDIAKEAGVSVSLVSYVLNDRHPNRINKETAKRIKDIAQRLNYRANPLAKGLRTKKSHTIALVLADLANPFSAQIARIIENIVIAKGYVLLIGSMDENIEKFKKLLDTFMNHEVDGLIIVPPEESEREIQAIHSQDIPYVLIDRYFPKSPFNFVVNDNHFSTYECVKRLVDLGKKEIAFVTQNNTYAHFLERKRGFLEACNDFGLQTDAKIIAVDLANLSEDVNKGIDTLLIDNPELDAILFATNILTLHGLKYAVKNKLRSLGKMELMGFDEAEFYDILPDGMMYYRQPLEEIGKRSVEFLMSDILNPRQQSIGEKIRGGLVETTPRKTE, translated from the coding sequence ATGTCAAAACGGGGAAAGATAAAACTCAGCGATATTGCAAAAGAAGCCGGCGTATCGGTTTCTCTTGTGTCCTATGTACTCAACGATCGGCATCCTAATAGAATCAATAAAGAGACTGCAAAAAGGATAAAGGATATTGCCCAACGGCTCAATTATCGCGCAAATCCTCTGGCAAAGGGTTTGAGAACAAAAAAGAGTCATACGATTGCATTGGTATTGGCAGATTTGGCCAACCCTTTTTCTGCGCAGATCGCCCGTATCATAGAGAATATTGTAATAGCCAAGGGGTATGTACTTCTTATTGGAAGTATGGACGAAAATATTGAAAAATTCAAAAAATTACTTGATACGTTTATGAATCATGAGGTAGACGGGCTGATCATCGTACCACCGGAAGAAAGTGAAAGAGAAATCCAAGCGATTCATTCGCAGGATATTCCCTATGTCTTGATCGATCGGTATTTTCCAAAATCACCTTTCAATTTTGTTGTAAATGACAATCATTTCTCAACATATGAATGCGTTAAAAGATTAGTGGATCTGGGTAAGAAGGAAATCGCATTTGTGACCCAAAACAACACTTACGCACATTTTCTGGAAAGAAAACGAGGTTTTTTAGAGGCTTGTAATGACTTTGGCCTTCAAACCGACGCTAAGATAATAGCGGTAGATTTAGCAAATTTGAGTGAAGATGTTAATAAGGGTATCGACACGCTATTGATTGATAATCCTGAATTAGATGCTATTCTGTTCGCAACGAATATACTCACTTTACACGGTCTTAAATACGCCGTTAAGAATAAGCTGCGGTCATTGGGAAAGATGGAGCTAATGGGTTTCGATGAGGCGGAGTTCTATGATATATTGCCTGACGGAATGATGTATTATAGGCAACCTTTAGAGGAAATAGGCAAGAGGTCGGTCGAGTTTTTAATGTCTGATATTTTAAACCCTCGGCAGCAAAGCATCGGTGAGAAAATACGGGGAGGTCTTGTAGAAACAACACCTAGGAAGACTGAATAA
- a CDS encoding VOC family protein, translated as MTNRQIKISRIQHVGIPVRDLNVSSDFYKSLGFEQVMKSSFTHEGAEGKVLMMKSGEVVIEIYQLPVALNKRTAGSIDHIAFDVAGIDEVFQNLKNEGFLILEDAPRFLPFWKNGCKFFNILGPDGERLEFNQIL; from the coding sequence ATGACAAATAGACAGATTAAAATTTCTCGAATTCAACACGTTGGCATTCCAGTTCGCGACCTTAACGTGTCAAGTGATTTTTATAAAAGTCTCGGTTTCGAACAGGTCATGAAATCGAGTTTTACGCACGAGGGGGCAGAGGGTAAAGTTCTGATGATGAAAAGTGGGGAGGTGGTCATTGAGATTTATCAATTGCCGGTAGCGCTTAACAAACGCACTGCCGGAAGTATTGACCATATTGCTTTTGATGTTGCGGGTATCGATGAAGTTTTTCAAAATTTAAAGAATGAAGGCTTTCTGATTTTAGAAGATGCGCCCAGGTTTTTACCGTTTTGGAAAAACGGATGTAAATTTTTTAATATTCTTGGCCCCGATGGTGAACGATTGGAATTTAATCAGATTTTATAA
- a CDS encoding glycoside hydrolase family 13 protein, translating to MKTFKGIRKAWWKEQVVYQIYPRSFKDSNGDGMGDLQGIIAKIDYLDELGIDIVWLSPHFDSPNADNGYDIRNYREVMTEFGTMADFDLMLEKLKERGIKLIIDLVVNHSSDEHAWFEESKLSKDNPYRDYYIWRAEKDGQKPNNWPSFFGGSAWEKDNTTGEYYLHYFSKKQPDLNWENTKLRQEVHSVMKFWLDKGVDGFRMDVIPLISKQQDFADMTKTQLKNPEIVYASGPRLHEYLQEMNSEVLSQYDSVTVGEAFGVSAELMQRMTDERRGEIDMAFLFDIVRIGRDNWLQKEWSLPELKALFTMQSATDKFHWPTVFLNNHDNPRSVSKFGNASSKYRAASSKLLALLTLTQYGTPFLYQGEEIGMTNYPFKSFEEFDDIEIRGNYGQILKSGVQAETYLNELNKSSRDHSRTPMQWTAENQAGFTDGNKSWLSVNPNYTEINVETQLGDTQSVLHFYRTLLKLRKGNDDLIYGDYFDILPDHKEVFAYTRTGEHRTYLIVLNMSEQLIDLNLPENFHSYDLIISNYARKKNKKYSVRPWEAGLYCAKID from the coding sequence ATGAAAACATTTAAAGGTATCAGAAAGGCGTGGTGGAAGGAGCAGGTAGTTTATCAAATTTACCCACGGTCTTTCAAAGATTCAAACGGTGACGGTATGGGTGATTTGCAAGGAATAATCGCTAAGATTGATTATTTAGACGAACTCGGTATTGATATCGTATGGCTCAGTCCGCATTTCGATTCCCCCAATGCCGATAATGGGTATGATATTCGTAATTACCGTGAGGTAATGACCGAATTCGGGACGATGGCCGATTTTGATTTAATGCTCGAGAAACTGAAGGAAAGAGGAATAAAATTAATCATAGATTTGGTGGTCAACCATTCGAGCGATGAACACGCATGGTTCGAAGAGAGTAAGCTATCAAAAGACAATCCGTATAGGGATTATTACATATGGCGCGCTGAAAAGGATGGGCAAAAACCGAATAATTGGCCCTCTTTTTTTGGAGGTTCTGCTTGGGAAAAAGACAATACGACAGGGGAATATTATTTGCATTATTTTTCTAAAAAGCAACCCGATTTAAATTGGGAAAATACAAAATTGAGGCAAGAAGTTCATAGTGTCATGAAGTTTTGGTTAGATAAGGGGGTCGATGGTTTTAGGATGGATGTAATACCCCTAATTTCTAAACAGCAAGATTTTGCCGATATGACCAAGACACAACTCAAGAACCCGGAAATAGTATATGCCTCTGGTCCGCGTCTTCACGAATATTTGCAGGAAATGAATAGTGAGGTATTGTCACAATACGATTCGGTTACCGTAGGCGAGGCATTTGGGGTCAGTGCCGAGTTAATGCAGCGTATGACCGATGAACGGCGGGGAGAAATCGATATGGCTTTTTTATTCGATATTGTGCGTATCGGGAGAGATAATTGGTTACAGAAAGAGTGGTCATTACCAGAATTGAAGGCATTGTTCACAATGCAGAGCGCTACCGATAAGTTTCATTGGCCCACGGTATTTCTCAACAATCACGATAACCCCAGAAGCGTTAGCAAATTTGGGAATGCGTCTTCGAAGTACAGGGCAGCCTCGTCTAAACTTTTGGCTTTATTAACGCTTACGCAGTATGGCACTCCTTTTTTGTATCAAGGCGAGGAAATCGGGATGACCAATTATCCCTTCAAATCTTTTGAAGAATTCGATGATATCGAAATTCGGGGCAATTACGGTCAAATATTAAAAAGTGGGGTACAAGCTGAGACCTATTTGAACGAGTTGAATAAGTCGTCCAGAGACCACAGTCGTACTCCCATGCAATGGACTGCCGAAAACCAAGCTGGTTTTACCGATGGCAACAAGAGCTGGTTATCGGTAAACCCGAACTACACCGAAATTAATGTGGAAACTCAATTGGGCGATACACAATCCGTTCTTCATTTTTACCGAACATTGTTAAAATTAAGAAAGGGGAACGATGATCTTATCTATGGTGATTATTTTGATATCTTACCAGATCATAAAGAAGTTTTTGCATATACCAGAACCGGGGAGCACAGAACATATTTAATTGTACTCAATATGTCTGAACAGCTCATAGATTTGAATTTGCCCGAGAATTTTCATTCGTATGACTTGATTATTTCGAATTATGCAAGGAAAAAGAATAAGAAATACAGTGTTCGACCATGGGAGGCGGGGCTATATTGCGCCAAAATCGACTAG
- a CDS encoding RNA polymerase sigma factor, with protein sequence MKNENICDLFLNQYESLKQHSYFICKDKEMSEDIVQETFLYMFSKYGEVDEKIKNKSGFLYKAIKYATYNELKKRRKTVDIADHNTGEDSLRNDFLLEDLITKSIAAIPERRREVFRLRRLRNLKVNEIAKIMDITPKTVENHITIALKALKKDFHLYDPNFSGQATG encoded by the coding sequence ATGAAAAATGAAAATATTTGTGACCTATTCTTGAACCAGTATGAGTCATTAAAACAACATTCTTACTTTATATGTAAAGATAAAGAGATGTCGGAAGATATTGTACAAGAAACGTTTCTTTATATGTTTTCAAAATATGGAGAAGTAGATGAAAAAATAAAGAATAAATCGGGTTTTTTATACAAGGCGATAAAATATGCTACGTACAATGAATTAAAGAAAAGAAGGAAAACTGTTGATATAGCAGATCACAATACGGGGGAGGATTCATTACGAAACGATTTTCTTCTCGAAGATTTGATAACCAAGTCGATCGCGGCGATTCCGGAACGTCGTAGGGAGGTTTTTCGATTACGACGCTTGCGAAATCTTAAGGTCAATGAGATTGCCAAAATAATGGACATTACCCCAAAAACAGTTGAAAACCACATAACCATTGCTTTGAAAGCGTTGAAAAAAGATTTTCATCTGTACGACCCAAACTTTTCAGGACAAGCTACGGGATAA
- a CDS encoding ATP-binding protein, with amino-acid sequence MNKFIFLSFVLLSQLIYPQFEKSSEPVQHIDTLQENDTVSVKFIISRAKNKIGKISRDSVALYYTSAVRMAAKLENQDLFFIETLLEATKFYESNKKYPIAIKTDLLKGLETSKAIAAPKAQAALLLRLAAVEAHEKNYEEALDYLSEVTSLSKKNNYQAILADSYQLYSEIYTITNNLIESSNYNLKALKLYEEQGDNKGLIKANSQLARIYTVSRQYEKGITILRKCIKDNEKNGREAESSLSQVYANLGLLYWQVQKFDSVRFYNKKALRLAKKQHLGSNTIATIHRNLGVASAELGDYESSIESYKLALAYDLRGNLGNTDAIYMLMANTYEKIKDYDNMMYYAKESQKRGDTKPLAYQLEYHRLIGEALQGKGEYKLAFENLKKSNVLNDSLNKTISTAKVMELTQQYEVERKEKENELLTKENAIQELLISESRASRNSLGYLLVALLIIASLVAISLYNIKKANNKLSEQNKVITEQQSSIADALKVEQELNLKLNEANSSLERFFSIIAHDLRAPYNVMLGYADILVEDFEKLNRTSIKTYLSSLHRAAHKNYQLTQNLLSWAITQKGGVRVKKEKLGVYDLIDDTVQLFQELASNKGIDLVNLCPPELVGELDKDIAGSVLSNLVNNAIKFTPRNGLVTIGAKKVGAHVLFKVDDSGVGISESRKKSLFEITSIDSRPGTQNETGSGFGLILCKELINSHDGEIRVKSKTGKGTTVLALF; translated from the coding sequence ATGAATAAATTTATCTTTTTGTCTTTCGTTCTCTTGAGCCAGTTGATTTATCCACAGTTTGAGAAGTCTTCGGAGCCTGTCCAGCATATCGACACTTTACAGGAGAATGACACGGTAAGTGTAAAATTTATTATTTCTAGAGCAAAAAATAAAATTGGCAAGATTTCTCGTGATTCCGTGGCGCTATATTATACCAGTGCAGTTAGGATGGCGGCAAAATTGGAAAACCAAGATTTATTTTTTATTGAGACCTTACTTGAGGCAACAAAATTTTATGAGAGCAATAAAAAGTATCCTATAGCTATAAAAACAGATTTATTAAAGGGCTTAGAAACGAGTAAAGCGATTGCTGCTCCAAAGGCTCAGGCAGCCCTGCTACTTCGTTTAGCGGCAGTAGAAGCACATGAAAAAAACTATGAAGAGGCATTGGACTATTTGAGCGAAGTGACCTCCTTGTCGAAAAAAAATAACTACCAAGCCATTTTGGCCGACAGCTATCAACTCTATTCTGAAATTTATACAATTACAAATAATCTGATAGAATCGAGCAATTATAATTTAAAAGCATTAAAGCTATATGAAGAACAGGGGGACAATAAAGGACTGATCAAAGCGAACAGCCAATTGGCACGAATTTACACGGTTTCAAGACAATACGAAAAGGGTATTACGATATTGCGTAAGTGTATAAAGGATAATGAAAAGAACGGTAGAGAGGCTGAGTCGAGCTTGTCTCAAGTTTATGCAAACTTAGGATTGCTATATTGGCAGGTACAAAAATTCGACAGTGTACGCTTTTACAACAAAAAAGCGCTTAGGTTGGCTAAAAAACAACACCTTGGATCCAATACTATTGCTACCATACATAGAAATCTAGGCGTAGCGAGTGCCGAATTGGGCGATTACGAGAGTTCTATAGAATCGTATAAACTGGCCTTGGCGTATGACCTTCGGGGAAATTTGGGCAATACCGATGCCATATACATGCTGATGGCGAACACTTATGAGAAAATAAAGGACTATGATAACATGATGTATTATGCAAAAGAGTCTCAAAAACGTGGTGATACAAAGCCTTTGGCGTATCAATTGGAATACCATCGTCTTATCGGTGAGGCACTTCAGGGCAAAGGGGAATATAAATTGGCTTTTGAAAATCTTAAAAAAAGTAATGTTTTGAACGACAGTTTGAACAAAACCATATCTACTGCCAAGGTAATGGAGTTGACCCAACAATACGAAGTAGAAAGAAAAGAAAAGGAAAATGAGCTACTCACCAAGGAAAATGCCATTCAGGAATTGTTGATTTCAGAATCAAGGGCGTCAAGAAATTCTCTAGGGTACCTCTTGGTCGCCCTTCTCATTATTGCATCTTTAGTAGCAATTTCCTTGTACAATATCAAAAAAGCGAATAATAAGCTTAGCGAGCAAAACAAAGTCATTACTGAACAACAATCAAGTATAGCCGATGCTTTAAAGGTAGAGCAAGAGCTGAATCTCAAATTAAATGAAGCTAATAGTTCCTTGGAACGATTTTTCTCGATTATCGCCCATGATTTAAGGGCCCCCTACAATGTCATGTTGGGGTACGCCGATATTTTAGTAGAGGATTTTGAAAAATTAAATCGGACCAGTATCAAAACCTACCTTTCTAGTCTTCACCGGGCCGCACATAAAAATTACCAACTTACGCAAAACTTGCTATCGTGGGCGATAACACAGAAGGGAGGGGTAAGGGTAAAGAAAGAAAAACTAGGTGTCTATGATTTGATCGACGATACCGTACAACTATTTCAAGAACTGGCGAGTAACAAAGGCATTGATCTAGTGAACTTATGCCCTCCGGAATTGGTCGGCGAATTGGATAAGGACATTGCGGGCTCCGTACTTTCGAATTTGGTCAACAATGCCATCAAATTCACCCCCCGAAATGGCTTGGTTACCATTGGGGCTAAAAAGGTCGGTGCCCACGTTCTTTTTAAGGTAGATGATAGTGGGGTAGGAATAAGTGAAAGTCGTAAAAAGAGCCTTTTCGAAATTACTTCGATAGACTCTCGACCTGGAACCCAAAATGAAACTGGTTCTGGTTTTGGTTTAATACTGTGCAAAGAATTGATCAATTCGCACGATGGGGAAATACGGGTGAAGAGCAAAACCGGAAAGGGTACTACCGTTTTAGCCTTGTTTTGA